A segment of the Oreochromis niloticus isolate F11D_XX unplaced genomic scaffold, O_niloticus_UMD_NMBU tig00001767_pilon, whole genome shotgun sequence genome:
aatagaggaggtgtgaagtgtctgaggtgtcagaggtggaacagcagcagtgggggtggttgagtctgcagccgatgttggagactgcctcatggctgaatcaaatctgttgaagaaatgattcagttcatttgcccacctcacatccctcccaggcagagagttctgatgtttgtggcccgagatggttctgaggcctctccagacttcaccaacgttattttgctgaagctggttctccatcttctgcctgtagctgtccttcccatttcttatcagtcccctcagctctctctgcacccttttcaactcctctttgtctctggatttgaaggccctcctcttctgcttgagaagggctttaatttctggggtaatccaaggtttgttgttggagaaacaccgtacagtcctggtaggtacggtgttattaacacagaaattaatatagtccgtaatgcatgtagtaaggctgtcgatgtcctcaccgtggtcgtcacagatcacctcccacacagtcgactcaaaacaatccttaagagcctcctcgctctcctccgaccatctctgcactgtgcagCTTTTGGACTGTCCACAATTTTTAGCTGCTAAATTGATctcattagtaaatcatatattaaaaaaaaaaaaaaaaacctggccAAATGTATCCCAAAAttggtgttttttaaaaaaaaaaaaaattgttgttgtttttttcatgtgctgacTCCAAGTCTGGCAGCTTGAAAACCAGTTTTTCATGATTCCTCCACAGAATGGACCAGGAGAGCTCAGGGGTTCGCAGTGGccagtctgcccagcagcatcaaacacagctggactccatatttatggtctgtacatgtacaacaactactgtTACATCTATTCTGTCcacagtcatctccatgctgctctttgtagaccagtggattgtcagtgtgtccaacatggatctgatgtttggctccatgatttcagtctgattggctcattcataaatattctgttccagctgctggaggaaaacatcatcacttttgtgaagaacgagctgaagaagatccagaagattctgagtccagattactcagaatgcttagagagtcaaagagaggatgaagatgatgagCAACAGgggagcagcagagaggcatttgtgaagatcacactggacttcctgaggagaatgaagcaggaggagtTGGCTATCCAACTACAGACGAGTAATAGGATTACTCTGTATATTTAAGCTGCTGAATTATACATTTATGTCTCAAGAAAGGGACAAACATATTCATTTTCTTTGGGAGGGATTTGCCATGagcattttcttaaaaatgaactgatgtatgtttttaattattatttttcagaaACTCCTCTAGCAATTTGTCAACATAAACTTAAATCTAAGTTgcagaagaagttccagtgtgtgtttgaggggattgctaaagcaggaaacccaacccttctgaatcaaaTCTACACAGAGCtttacatcacagagggagggactgcagaggtcaatgatgaacatgaggtcagacagattgaaacagcatccaggaaaccagacagaccagaaaaaacaatcagacaagaagacatctttaaagcctcaccaggaagagatgaaccaaccagaacagtgctgacaaagggagtggctggcattgggaaaacagtcttaacacagaaatataccctggactgggctgaagacaaagccaaccaggacatccagttcatatttccattcactttcagagagctgaatgtgctgaaagaggaaaagttcagcttggtggaacttgttcatcacttctttactgaaaccaaagaagcaggaatctgcagctttgaagacttccaggttgtgttcatctttgatggtctggatgagtgtcgacttcctctggacttccacaaaaatacaatcctaactgaccctagaaagtccacctcagtggatgtgctgctgacaaacctcatcagggggaagcTGCTTCCCTCTGTTtacctctggataaccacacggcctgcagcagccaatcagatccctcctgactcTGTTGGTATGATGACAGAGATCAGAGGGTTCaatgacccacagaaggaggagtacttcaagaagagattcagagatgaggagcaggccagcaggatcatctcccacatcaagatatcacgaagcctccacatcatgtgccacatcccagtcttctgctggatcactgctacagtacTTGAGGATGTCTTGAAAACCAGAggaggaggacagctgcccaagactctgactgagatgtatatcaacttcctggtggttcaagCCAAaatgaagaaggtcaagtatgatggaggagctgagacagatccacactggagtccagagagcaggaagatgatggagtctctgggaaaactggcttttgatcagttgcagaaaggaaacctgatcttctatgaatcagacctgacagagtgtggcatcaatatcagagcagcctcagtgtactcaggagtgttcacacagatctttaaagaggagagaggactgtaccaggacaaggtgttctgcttcatccatctgagtgttcaggagtttctggctgctcttcatgtccatctgagcttcatcaactctggactcaatctgctggaagaacaacaaacCACCTCCAAGTGGTCTagcttttttagaaaaaaagagtctctccaccagagtgcagtaaacaaggccttacagagtccaaatggacacctggacttgttcctccgcttcctcctgggtctttctctgcagaccaatcagactctcctacaaggtctgctgacacagacaggaagtagctcacagaccaatcaggaaacagtccagtacatcaagaagcagctcagtgagaatctgtctgcagagaaaagcatcaatctgttccactgtctgaatgaactgaatgatcgttctctagtggaggagatccagcagTCCCTGAGTTCAGGATGTCTCTCCGCAGATGAATTATCTGCAACTCAGTGGTCAGcactggtcttcatcttactgtcatcagaaaaaaatttggatgtgtttgacctgaagaaatactctgcttcagaggaggctcttctgcggctgctgccagtggtcaaagcctccagcAAAGCTCTGTAAGTGAATATATGCTTATCGCTTTATTTTTAAGACAATTGATTCTACTTAAAAATAGAACCGGTGTGTACAactcaaaaaacaaacccaCCTCCGCGAATTGCTACCTTATGCTGTAGGAGGATCCGTGTGATTATTGTAAGGGTGGACTGGCAGGGGAAGGACCGGCTGGGGTTCAGCTGACGCACCAGCGAGACCTCCCAAGCTTGAGACAGAGGTTGAGGTGCGCGGCGGTCCTTTCACGCCCGATGGCGGCTTGCTTTCCGATCCGGTCTCTCTTCCAGCAGAGGCT
Coding sequences within it:
- the LOC109199714 gene encoding protein NLRC3-like, with amino-acid sequence TKGVAGIGKTVLTQKYTLDWAEDKANQDIQFIFPFTFRELNVLKEEKFSLVELVHHFFTETKEAGICSFEDFQVVFIFDGLDECRLPLDFHKNTILTDPRKSTSVDVLLTNLIRGKLLPSVYLWITTRPAAANQIPPDSVGMMTEIRGFNDPQKEEYFKKRFRDEEQASRIISHIKISRSLHIMCHIPVFCWITATVLEDVLKTRGGGQLPKTLTEMYINFLVVQAKMKKVKYDGGAETDPHWSPESRKMMESLGKLAFDQLQKGNLIFYESDLTECGINIRAASVYSGVFTQIFKEERGLYQDKVFCFIHLSVQEFLAALHVHLSFINSGLNLLEEQQTTSKWSSFFRKKESLHQSAVNKALQSPNGHLDLFLRFLLGLSLQTNQTLLQGLLTQTGSSSQTNQETVQYIKKQLSENLSAEKSINLFHCLNELNDRSLVEEIQQSLSSGCLSADELSATQWSALVFILLSSEKNLDVFDLKKYSASEEALLRLLPVVKASSKAL